In one window of Leptospira sp. GIMC2001 DNA:
- a CDS encoding GNAT family N-acetyltransferase: MKGNYQNIDFVKCDRVLPEHYDLFLLADPSKDVVDEYLSDSEIFVARLNEGIIGAIVLYPLADNSVEIKNIAVKPEMQGKGIGSFLIKNVIEYAKNMKKQSILIGTANSSIGQLYLYQKLGFDVSEIKKNFFIDKYSEPIIEDGIQAKHMIMLRQKL; the protein is encoded by the coding sequence ATGAAAGGAAATTATCAAAATATTGATTTTGTAAAATGTGATAGAGTTTTACCCGAACATTATGATCTCTTTTTACTAGCTGATCCTTCGAAAGATGTCGTCGACGAATATTTGAGTGATTCAGAGATTTTTGTAGCAAGATTAAATGAAGGAATAATTGGCGCAATCGTATTGTATCCATTAGCTGATAATTCCGTGGAAATCAAAAATATTGCTGTAAAACCAGAAATGCAGGGAAAAGGAATTGGAAGTTTTTTGATCAAAAATGTAATTGAATATGCAAAAAATATGAAGAAACAAAGTATTTTAATCGGAACTGCCAATTCTAGTATTGGACAGCTTTATCTATATCAAAAGTTGGGATTTGATGTAAGTGAGATTAAGAAGAATTTTTTTATTGATAAATACTCGGAACCAATAATAGAAGATGGTATTCAAGCAAAGCATATGATAATGCTAAGACAAAAACTCTGA
- a CDS encoding ArsR/SmtB family transcription factor: MQNEIEGTDKVFKALADRHRRKVLDLLYANNGQTLSSLCKQLDMQRQSASQHIDILINASLVSVVWKGREKLHYINPVPINEVYERWVRKFEQNRLNFLHELKKELEGDGNGKT; the protein is encoded by the coding sequence ATGCAGAATGAAATAGAAGGTACAGACAAAGTCTTCAAGGCATTGGCTGACCGTCACAGGAGAAAAGTTCTTGATCTTCTCTATGCAAATAATGGACAGACTCTCTCTTCACTCTGCAAGCAGCTCGATATGCAAAGACAATCGGCATCTCAACATATTGATATTCTCATTAATGCATCCTTGGTATCGGTTGTATGGAAGGGTCGGGAAAAACTCCACTATATCAATCCAGTTCCAATCAATGAAGTATATGAACGTTGGGTGCGAAAATTTGAGCAGAATCGTTTAAATTTTTTACATGAGTTGAAAAAAGAACTCGAGGGAGATGGAAATGGAAAAACCTAA
- a CDS encoding SRPBCC family protein, with protein sequence MEKPNFVYVTYIASTQEKVWQALIDADITHQYWFDPGNNKSAHVNISDWKVGSEWRHEQYNAERTVDIVGKVIEISPPKRLVLSWARPSEANDAFKHSQVTIEIDSYGEGLVRMIVTHVDLDPPMHMGISKGWPMILSNLKTFLESGHALSK encoded by the coding sequence ATGGAAAAACCTAACTTCGTCTATGTTACATACATAGCAAGCACTCAAGAAAAAGTCTGGCAAGCATTGATTGATGCCGACATAACACATCAATATTGGTTCGATCCAGGTAATAATAAATCTGCACATGTCAATATTTCCGATTGGAAAGTAGGATCAGAATGGAGACATGAACAATACAATGCGGAACGAACTGTTGATATAGTGGGTAAGGTAATCGAAATCAGTCCGCCTAAACGATTGGTTCTTTCCTGGGCTAGACCAAGCGAAGCAAATGACGCATTCAAACATTCACAAGTAACGATAGAAATAGATTCATACGGAGAAGGATTGGTACGAATGATTGTGACTCATGTAGATCTTGATCCGCCAATGCATATGGGAATATCAAAAGGATGGCCTATGATTCTATCGAACCTCAAAACCTTCTTGGAATCAGGTCATGCCCTGTCCAAGTAA
- the nadB gene encoding L-aspartate oxidase has protein sequence MNSQKTDFLIIGSGITGLFLAWKISDLGSVTIVTKKSDYESNTNYAQGGIASVISATDEIEEHIQDTLVAGAGLCDPESVRILVEEGPFRIQELLEIGVPFNKDSTGNLDLAREGGHRKNRIVHAHDRTGREVETSLLNAVKSKPNIRILENHACVDILTPHHIQNSSDLPLRCYGAYILNTEDGEVFPLFAKRTILATGGAGQVYLHTTNPSIATGDGVASAYRAGAKVKNMEFYQFHPTALYHENGNSFLISEAVRGEGGILRDHQGKAFMEEYHEMRDLAPRDIVARAIDNEMKKSGQPHVYLDITHKPADEIKHHFPSIYEKCLSLGIDITTQAIPVVPAAHYMCGGIETDLWARTNIENLYAAGEAACTGVHGGNRLASNSLLECLVFADRINRDIRSLSEKAPLEFHEEIAKIPAWNKEGTKNAEEWVLVSHDLYEIKALMSNYVGIVRSNLRLQRAARRIQMIREEVKDFFDRTTVSPGLLELRNLALIADIIVRSALLRKESRGLHYSTDYPEDRTPSRKDTVVTT, from the coding sequence ATGAATTCGCAAAAGACAGACTTCCTAATCATTGGATCTGGAATTACAGGCTTGTTTCTTGCCTGGAAGATTTCTGATTTGGGGTCTGTCACAATTGTTACCAAAAAATCTGACTACGAATCTAACACGAACTATGCGCAAGGTGGCATTGCCAGCGTAATTTCCGCAACCGATGAGATCGAAGAACATATCCAAGATACCTTAGTAGCTGGAGCCGGTCTCTGTGATCCAGAATCTGTAAGAATTTTGGTTGAGGAAGGACCTTTCCGGATTCAAGAGCTTTTAGAAATTGGAGTTCCGTTTAACAAAGACTCAACGGGCAACTTGGACCTCGCTCGCGAAGGTGGTCACCGCAAGAACCGAATCGTTCATGCGCACGATCGAACGGGAAGAGAAGTTGAGACATCACTCCTCAATGCTGTAAAGAGTAAGCCGAATATTCGTATATTAGAAAACCATGCTTGTGTTGATATTTTAACTCCTCATCATATACAAAATTCTTCTGATCTCCCTCTCAGGTGTTACGGAGCCTATATCTTGAACACAGAAGACGGAGAAGTTTTTCCTTTATTTGCCAAGCGAACCATACTTGCAACGGGTGGTGCAGGTCAAGTGTATCTGCATACAACCAACCCAAGCATTGCAACGGGTGATGGAGTCGCATCAGCCTATCGAGCTGGAGCAAAAGTAAAAAACATGGAATTCTACCAATTCCATCCAACTGCACTTTATCATGAGAATGGGAATTCTTTTCTCATCTCTGAAGCTGTGCGTGGTGAAGGTGGAATCTTGCGTGATCATCAAGGCAAAGCCTTTATGGAAGAATACCATGAGATGCGAGATTTAGCACCTCGTGATATTGTTGCACGCGCTATTGACAATGAGATGAAGAAAAGCGGACAACCTCATGTCTACCTAGATATCACTCACAAACCAGCCGATGAGATCAAGCACCACTTCCCATCTATCTATGAGAAATGCCTATCACTTGGAATTGATATCACGACTCAAGCTATACCTGTCGTTCCGGCGGCACACTATATGTGCGGAGGAATAGAGACAGATTTATGGGCTAGGACAAATATTGAAAATTTATATGCGGCAGGTGAAGCTGCATGCACTGGAGTGCATGGAGGCAATCGCCTAGCATCGAATAGTCTACTGGAGTGTCTCGTATTTGCAGATCGAATCAATCGAGACATTCGTTCCCTTTCCGAGAAAGCACCGTTGGAATTCCATGAAGAGATTGCTAAGATCCCAGCATGGAACAAAGAAGGGACCAAAAACGCCGAAGAATGGGTTCTCGTATCACATGACTTATACGAAATCAAAGCATTGATGAGCAACTATGTCGGTATCGTAAGAAGCAATCTTCGCTTACAAAGGGCAGCGCGTAGGATTCAAATGATCCGTGAAGAAGTAAAAGATTTTTTTGATAGAACAACTGTTAGTCCAGGACTTCTCGAACTTCGTAATTTGGCATTAATTGCTGATATAATCGTAAGATCTGCCTTGCTTCGTAAAGAATCAAGGGGCTTGCATTATTCTACAGATTACCCAGAAGATCGTACACCTTCTCGCAAAGACACGGTTGTTACGACCTAA
- a CDS encoding iron chaperone, protein MDTIEQYIHQFPKDVQDILNKIRMIILTIAPDSEEGFAYGMPSYKTHKKPLVYFAAFKKHIGFYATPTGHSKFKAELSVFKQGKGSVQFPLDKPMPYDLISRIVQFRKDENSKLAKG, encoded by the coding sequence ATGGATACAATTGAACAATACATTCACCAATTTCCCAAAGACGTTCAGGATATACTGAATAAAATCAGAATGATCATTCTGACAATCGCTCCCGATTCTGAAGAAGGATTTGCTTACGGAATGCCAAGCTATAAAACCCACAAGAAACCTTTGGTTTACTTTGCCGCCTTCAAAAAACATATAGGATTCTATGCAACTCCAACTGGACATTCGAAATTTAAAGCTGAACTATCTGTATTCAAACAAGGTAAAGGTTCTGTTCAATTTCCACTTGATAAACCGATGCCCTATGATCTAATATCACGGATTGTTCAATTTCGCAAAGATGAGAATAGTAAACTAGCGAAAGGATAA
- a CDS encoding abscisic acid-deficient protein Aba4 family protein: MEISNDLLFSFLSYSPGLFWICILFLPKNTKAMFCVDIYLILLSLLFVIQTIPGIGEILSIIFKPTFLEMKAFLSSDAGFLGTWNHMILSDVWIGRWISQDSLQFKSSLLIRLIIIPIILILGPFGLFFYLVLRAILTKSIGFNSIKND, translated from the coding sequence GTGGAAATTTCAAACGACTTATTGTTTAGCTTTCTTTCTTATTCACCAGGTCTATTCTGGATTTGTATTTTATTCTTACCTAAGAATACCAAAGCCATGTTTTGTGTGGATATATACCTAATTCTTTTGAGCTTGCTATTTGTAATACAAACGATTCCTGGAATTGGAGAAATTCTTAGTATAATTTTTAAACCAACTTTTTTGGAAATGAAAGCATTCTTAAGTTCTGATGCTGGATTTTTGGGTACTTGGAATCATATGATTCTATCTGATGTTTGGATTGGTCGATGGATTTCCCAAGATTCTTTGCAATTCAAAAGTTCTTTATTGATTCGATTGATTATTATTCCTATAATATTGATTCTGGGTCCATTTGGATTGTTTTTCTATTTGGTTCTCAGGGCAATCTTGACCAAAAGTATTGGATTCAATTCCATCAAAAATGATTAA
- a CDS encoding S41 family peptidase produces MNWGINLKKVSYIFSTILVIGLLSGTLSRCEPEAKKQPEVKNSFTYKDLESVVLAVDKFYIDKSINKNRAYTDAAFYTLLSMPHPLYLYPESYFNEREKYEDADSLLPVKSTFKLSPSDKFIIMDPDYVKVEEMRKAKIKKNENRKMSDEEVKKLIEKDKLRKSVLSAKWEETRFSKKDFDKIIAYVEENLAKYKEPALPNSVLDLDPEIQTPDEEKKADYTINDVYLAAANGYLSSLDPHSNVFLREAWEESMAKINDSSFEGIGAILSGGGTREVVVENPLEGSPALKSGLRSGDVILAVDKISIAAMNLDKVVKRIKGKKATEVVLTIRRKGVTGTLDIPIIRDTITIKNLTYRILKEDPEIAYIKLTGFIKAPNEDSVDSMIAKAVRDMERESSANGNKLKGIILDLRNNSGGYLDLAIDIADLFIDKGLLIVSTKVPNRSPEEAIANNKKITDLPLVILMNAKSASASEIVASAIQHHGRGLLLGERTFGKATVQKSMDLPGNQDFVLKITNSRYYSPSGKTIQVVGVTPDIEISEEADGSFPFRYREEDMWNHLPEIPSASSYKSRFNVPAIKEHVKKFGKSDKYLSEHSDDQIRPDYMLIRSLDYVRALADKK; encoded by the coding sequence ATGAACTGGGGAATCAACTTGAAAAAGGTCTCTTATATTTTTTCCACTATTTTAGTGATCGGATTACTTAGCGGAACGCTCTCTAGATGCGAACCTGAAGCCAAAAAACAACCAGAAGTGAAGAACTCTTTCACTTATAAAGATTTAGAAAGTGTTGTTTTGGCTGTTGATAAATTTTACATCGATAAATCGATCAATAAGAATCGTGCATACACAGATGCAGCTTTCTACACTTTACTTTCCATGCCTCATCCACTTTATCTCTATCCAGAAAGTTATTTCAACGAGAGAGAAAAGTATGAAGATGCTGATTCCCTTTTGCCAGTCAAAAGCACTTTTAAACTCTCACCATCTGATAAATTTATAATCATGGACCCCGACTACGTGAAAGTCGAGGAAATGAGAAAAGCAAAAATCAAAAAGAATGAAAACCGCAAAATGTCAGACGAAGAGGTCAAGAAATTGATCGAGAAAGATAAATTGCGTAAGTCTGTCTTATCTGCTAAATGGGAAGAAACTCGTTTCTCGAAAAAAGATTTTGACAAGATCATCGCATACGTTGAAGAGAATCTTGCTAAATATAAAGAACCAGCACTTCCGAATTCAGTCCTCGACTTAGATCCTGAGATCCAGACACCCGACGAAGAAAAAAAAGCAGACTATACAATCAACGATGTCTATCTAGCTGCTGCCAATGGATACCTAAGCTCACTTGACCCACATTCCAATGTATTCCTACGAGAAGCATGGGAAGAGTCTATGGCAAAAATCAATGATTCCTCTTTTGAAGGAATCGGTGCTATACTCAGCGGTGGTGGAACCAGAGAAGTTGTCGTCGAAAATCCCTTGGAAGGAAGCCCCGCCCTCAAGTCTGGATTGCGTAGTGGAGATGTTATCCTAGCTGTTGACAAAATTTCCATTGCAGCGATGAACTTAGATAAGGTGGTTAAGCGAATCAAAGGCAAGAAAGCAACAGAAGTTGTTCTTACCATCCGAAGAAAAGGTGTGACTGGAACACTAGACATTCCAATCATTCGAGACACGATCACAATTAAGAATTTAACTTATAGAATTCTCAAAGAAGATCCAGAAATTGCCTATATAAAATTGACTGGATTCATCAAAGCACCTAACGAAGATTCAGTGGATTCTATGATTGCAAAAGCAGTTCGCGATATGGAAAGAGAATCTTCAGCCAATGGCAACAAACTAAAAGGGATCATTCTCGATCTCCGAAATAATTCTGGTGGATATCTAGATCTAGCTATTGATATCGCTGATCTATTCATTGATAAAGGACTACTGATCGTTAGCACAAAAGTTCCGAATCGCAGTCCAGAAGAAGCAATTGCTAATAACAAAAAGATCACAGATCTTCCGTTAGTGATTCTAATGAATGCTAAATCGGCTTCTGCGAGCGAGATTGTCGCAAGTGCTATTCAACATCATGGTCGCGGATTGCTGTTAGGTGAGAGAACTTTTGGTAAGGCAACTGTGCAAAAATCGATGGATCTTCCAGGCAATCAAGACTTTGTTCTTAAGATCACTAACAGCCGTTACTATTCTCCTTCTGGCAAAACCATTCAAGTAGTTGGTGTTACTCCAGACATTGAAATATCTGAAGAAGCCGATGGCAGTTTTCCGTTCCGATATAGAGAAGAAGATATGTGGAATCATCTCCCAGAGATTCCTTCTGCATCGAGTTACAAGTCCAGGTTCAATGTCCCAGCAATCAAAGAACATGTCAAAAAGTTCGGTAAATCTGACAAATATCTATCAGAGCATTCAGATGATCAGATCCGACCTGATTATATGTTGATTCGTTCTTTGGATTACGTAAGAGCACTCGCAGATAAGAAATGA
- a CDS encoding AMP-dependent synthetase/ligase, with protein MAKNLADVFRESAEKYGKNPIVWSKNKQKKYEASSYEEVYQEGLNLAEALIDMGLKARENVALLADNRKEWLVSDMGILIAGAADVPRGTDITDSEITYILNHSEAKLLFVEHDKMLEKFQKNKSECKGIKTIVMMDSESTAKGVTFLKDLIETGAKLRAKGSKKAEERVAGIKEDDVFTMIYTSGTTGQPKGVMLKHGSMIHQLDEVAPTINIKEKEERMLSILPVWHIFQRYMEYVALRFGGQSFYTNVRDLRDDFAKAKPTYMASAPRLWENIYNGIYTRVNDPKQTPAIRRGLFKLAYFYSQHWNGAKRFFKGNLVDYTGRNIFQSLGLAIKYLILGIFTGPFTMTILSLGLAFTVCKDSALAVPLYVIGGLGVILNFATLDKIVLSKIRLATGGYLKASLSGGGALPGHVDAFFNDIGIQMLEGYGMTETSPVISARNFKRPIIGSVGDLVPRAELQIRSDSGAVLTHINDKKKVLSGKIGVKGVVHVRGPMVMKGYFKNEEATKKAIKDDWMDTGDIGMINYKMTLTLTGRAKDTIVLLGGENVEPVPIENRLMESPYISQIMVCGQDQKVLGAIVVPDFDKVKEFCEVNGIEATNQDQIIENEKVIDLIKKEIKNLNNTKTGFKSFEQVTPFALVKKPFEVGDELTNLMKMKRHVITEKYSKEIKKMYKSA; from the coding sequence ATGGCAAAGAATCTAGCGGATGTATTCCGTGAATCAGCTGAGAAGTATGGAAAGAATCCAATTGTTTGGAGCAAGAACAAACAAAAGAAATATGAGGCAAGCTCTTACGAAGAAGTTTACCAAGAGGGTCTTAATCTTGCAGAAGCCCTAATTGACATGGGGCTCAAAGCACGTGAAAATGTCGCATTGCTCGCAGACAACCGCAAAGAATGGTTGGTTTCCGATATGGGAATATTGATTGCTGGTGCGGCAGATGTTCCTCGTGGTACAGATATTACAGATTCAGAAATCACTTATATTTTAAATCACTCTGAAGCAAAATTATTATTTGTTGAGCATGACAAGATGCTTGAGAAATTTCAGAAAAATAAATCTGAGTGCAAAGGTATCAAAACCATCGTTATGATGGATTCTGAATCCACAGCGAAAGGAGTTACCTTTCTTAAGGATTTGATTGAAACTGGTGCTAAATTGCGTGCTAAAGGTTCAAAAAAAGCCGAAGAGCGTGTAGCTGGAATCAAAGAAGACGATGTCTTTACAATGATTTATACTTCCGGAACTACTGGTCAACCAAAGGGTGTTATGCTCAAGCATGGTTCCATGATACATCAGTTGGATGAAGTTGCTCCGACGATCAATATCAAAGAGAAAGAAGAGCGTATGCTTTCGATTCTTCCGGTATGGCATATTTTCCAAAGATATATGGAATATGTTGCTCTCCGTTTTGGTGGTCAAAGTTTCTATACGAACGTCCGCGATCTTAGAGATGATTTTGCAAAAGCAAAACCAACTTATATGGCGTCTGCTCCAAGACTCTGGGAAAATATCTACAACGGTATCTATACTAGAGTCAATGATCCTAAGCAAACACCTGCTATACGAAGAGGACTTTTCAAGCTCGCGTATTTCTATTCGCAACATTGGAATGGTGCAAAACGTTTCTTCAAAGGCAATCTTGTGGATTACACAGGAAGAAATATTTTCCAAAGTCTAGGGCTTGCCATCAAATACCTAATTTTGGGAATTTTTACAGGTCCATTTACAATGACTATATTGTCGCTTGGTCTCGCTTTTACGGTTTGTAAAGATTCTGCTCTAGCAGTTCCTCTTTATGTGATTGGTGGTCTAGGAGTAATCCTGAACTTTGCGACTTTAGACAAAATTGTCCTATCTAAGATTCGTTTGGCGACTGGTGGATATCTCAAAGCATCACTTTCTGGTGGTGGAGCATTGCCAGGTCATGTGGATGCGTTCTTCAATGATATCGGAATTCAGATGTTGGAAGGATACGGAATGACCGAGACAAGTCCTGTAATTTCAGCTAGAAATTTCAAAAGACCTATCATTGGATCTGTTGGTGATCTTGTACCACGTGCGGAATTGCAAATCCGTTCCGATTCTGGGGCAGTTCTAACCCATATCAATGATAAGAAGAAAGTTCTTTCTGGTAAGATTGGTGTGAAAGGTGTTGTTCACGTTCGTGGTCCAATGGTAATGAAAGGCTACTTCAAGAATGAGGAAGCAACCAAAAAGGCAATCAAAGATGATTGGATGGATACTGGCGATATCGGTATGATCAACTATAAGATGACCCTCACACTGACAGGTCGCGCGAAAGACACGATCGTATTGTTAGGTGGAGAGAACGTTGAGCCGGTTCCTATCGAGAACAGACTGATGGAATCCCCATATATCAGCCAGATTATGGTATGTGGTCAAGATCAGAAAGTTTTGGGTGCTATTGTCGTTCCTGATTTCGATAAAGTAAAAGAATTCTGTGAAGTCAACGGAATTGAAGCAACTAACCAAGATCAGATTATTGAGAATGAGAAAGTCATTGATCTAATCAAGAAAGAAATCAAGAACCTCAACAATACGAAAACTGGATTCAAATCATTTGAGCAGGTTACACCATTTGCTCTCGTGAAGAAACCATTTGAAGTAGGCGATGAATTGACAAACCTCATGAAAATGAAAAGACATGTCATCACCGAAAAGTATTCCAAAGAAATTAAGAAGATGTATAAATCTGCTTAA
- a CDS encoding VOC family protein, whose translation MNLNQITIPSLDLSKSIPFYQSLGLLMIVEDLPHYARFKCPEGDSTFSIHLADKLPTGEGIHIYFEISNLDDYVNDLIRKGLVIEEMPNDKSWLWREARIKDPDLNQLILYYAGENRLNPPWRINPEF comes from the coding sequence ATGAACCTAAATCAAATTACGATTCCTTCCTTAGATTTGTCCAAATCCATACCTTTTTATCAAAGTTTAGGTTTGCTTATGATTGTAGAAGATCTGCCGCATTACGCTAGGTTTAAATGTCCCGAGGGTGATTCGACTTTTTCTATACATCTTGCAGATAAATTGCCGACAGGAGAAGGGATTCACATTTACTTTGAAATTTCTAACCTAGATGATTATGTGAATGATCTAATTCGAAAAGGGCTTGTGATAGAAGAAATGCCAAACGATAAAAGTTGGCTATGGAGGGAGGCTCGGATCAAAGATCCAGATTTGAATCAATTGATTTTATATTATGCTGGCGAGAACCGACTGAATCCACCTTGGAGGATCAATCCGGAATTTTGA